The sequence below is a genomic window from Sneathiella marina.
GAGCGGCCATTGGCGATAATCATATAATCTGCGAAGGAGGTTTTACCGGAGAGATCGATAGAAACAAGTTCTTCCGCTTTGTCATCATTGAGTGTGTCTTCAACGAGGTCGCGGAGTTTAGCAACTACAGCTTTGTTAGCATTCATAATAGGGGTCAATTATTCTCCATAAATGTGATCATGAAACATGCCTACATTGTTAATTTGGGTATTTTTTGGTTCAAGAGCAAGTATTACCTGCTCTGTCACGGAAATTTCTTATATGTGTACTGCTTATTTTGTGTGCCGTTTGCGATACAAAAACCCAGCAGGGAGGGGGAGAGGAAGCGAAATGGGGTATCGGTTTACCCTCTGCTGCTGGAAAAAGACGATACTCGCGGAATTTTTGGGCGATTGGACCATTTAGTGCCTGATATGTATAGCCAGGTCGGTTGAAAACAGCGATGGGAACTGTGTCCATAATGTTCTCCCATCGGTACCATTTGGGGAACTGCACAAGGTTGTCCGCGCCCATAAGCCAGACAAATTGGCAATCGGGGTACGATTCTATCAATTTTGGTAACATTTTTGCCGTGCGCGGCTCGTTAATTCTGGTCTCAAAGTCTGATACTTTGATATTCGGGTGTTTCGCAATTTTCTTTGCGCCTGCCATCCTGTCCCGAAAATCACCCATGCCATCGCTGGTTTTCAGTGGATTTTGCGGAGAAACCAACCACCAGACCTCATCCAGCGCAAGAAGCCGCAAGGCGGTCAGGCTGATATCCCGATGTCCCTG
It includes:
- the nadD gene encoding nicotinate (nicotinamide) nucleotide adenylyltransferase, producing the protein MRPRKIGILGGSFNPAHQGHRDISLTALRLLALDEVWWLVSPQNPLKTSDGMGDFRDRMAGAKKIAKHPNIKVSDFETRINEPRTAKMLPKLIESYPDCQFVWLMGADNLVQFPKWYRWENIMDTVPIAVFNRPGYTYQALNGPIAQKFREYRLFPAAEGKPIPHFASSPPPCWVFVSQTAHKISSTHIRNFRDRAGNTCS